From Orenia marismortui DSM 5156, one genomic window encodes:
- a CDS encoding type IV pilus inner membrane component PilO: MIELNQTKLSVIIPLIIFFLLSFSLYFFNISPTRNKVESLKEEITNRKLKINKVNDFILKSKDNDLVNKVIEENKKINSQIPLKSNTNQFLREIEKKIMKNNINLDNFYTQGSVKKDEYIQISIRLLFSGSYKDIINFFKDLESLERLYNIASLAITKNDKQELEIETLLHIYSFNQGGGSSSEHIK; the protein is encoded by the coding sequence ATGATTGAACTAAACCAGACTAAATTGTCTGTAATAATTCCTTTAATTATTTTTTTCTTATTATCTTTTAGTCTATATTTTTTTAATATTAGTCCGACAAGAAATAAGGTAGAAAGTTTAAAAGAAGAGATTACAAATAGAAAGCTTAAGATTAACAAAGTTAACGATTTTATACTTAAGTCTAAAGATAATGATTTAGTAAACAAGGTTATTGAAGAAAATAAGAAAATTAATAGCCAAATACCACTAAAATCAAATACTAATCAATTTTTGCGAGAAATTGAGAAAAAGATTATGAAGAATAATATCAATTTAGATAATTTTTATACCCAGGGAAGTGTTAAAAAAGATGAATATATTCAAATTTCAATCAGATTATTATTTTCAGGAAGTTATAAAGATATTATCAATTTTTTCAAGGATTTAGAATCATTAGAACGATTATATAATATAGCTAGTTTGGCTATAACTAAGAATGATAAGCAAGAATTAGAGATAGAAACTTTATTACATATCTATTCATTTAATCAAGGTGGTGGATCTAGTAGTGAGCATATCAAATAA
- a CDS encoding TraB/GumN family protein codes for MSIKKNIMILTLVFLVLLLISSNNYLLASEKGNNFLWKVSSGSNNVYIMGGIHFADKRLIPSYNKIKQVFDKSDYLVVQARTNNFNQTQIQRSLMLKGIYIDGTTLKDHISNQTYRKLNNSLSNYNLNPIQIYMMKPWLAALTLTSLQMEQENLLAKNRLDKYFIKKASNKKILELEPLPYLVKLLSNLDPKTQKLFLSSTLAQEGSIKNFMEQNLNFWEKGDFENLQQYFLNTRQEHPEFEKLYTQFWDKRNQAMASKIEGYLNSNKNYFILVETGHLLGAKGILNLLKNKNYKITEL; via the coding sequence ATGTCCATTAAAAAAAATATTATGATACTAACATTAGTATTTCTTGTACTTCTCTTAATTTCCTCAAATAATTACCTTTTAGCTTCTGAAAAAGGAAACAACTTCTTATGGAAGGTATCATCAGGAAGTAATAACGTATATATTATGGGAGGAATTCATTTTGCTGATAAGAGATTAATTCCTTCATATAATAAAATTAAGCAAGTCTTTGATAAATCAGATTATTTAGTAGTACAAGCTAGGACAAATAACTTTAACCAAACTCAAATTCAAAGATCACTGATGTTAAAAGGTATCTATATTGATGGAACTACTTTAAAGGATCACATATCTAATCAGACCTACAGAAAATTAAACAATTCATTATCTAACTATAATTTAAATCCTATACAAATATATATGATGAAACCATGGTTAGCAGCATTAACCCTAACAAGTCTACAAATGGAACAAGAAAACCTTTTAGCAAAAAATAGATTAGATAAGTACTTTATAAAAAAAGCAAGCAATAAAAAAATATTAGAACTTGAACCCTTACCTTACCTAGTTAAGCTTTTAAGTAATCTAGATCCTAAAACTCAAAAGTTATTTTTATCTTCTACATTAGCGCAGGAAGGAAGCATTAAAAACTTTATGGAGCAAAACCTTAATTTTTGGGAAAAAGGTGATTTTGAAAATTTACAGCAATATTTTCTGAATACCCGTCAAGAACATCCTGAGTTCGAAAAATTATATACCCAATTCTGGGATAAAAGAAATCAAGCTATGGCTAGTAAAATAGAAGGTTATTTAAATTCTAATAAAAACTATTTTATACTTGTAGAAACAGGACATCTTTTAGGAGCTAAAGGAATCTTAAACCTACTTAAAAATAAAAATTATAAGATAACAGAACTTTAA
- the aroC gene encoding chorismate synthase produces MRYLTAGESHGKAITAILEGIPANLKISKEDIDRDLARRQGGYGRGGRMKIETDQINILSGIRGGKTLGSPITLQIENNDWENWQDVMAAFGNSGYDQEEITIKKETKIKHVKPKVTKPRPGHADLAGSLKYNQEDIRNILERASARETAMRVAVGAIAKTFLRNFGIEVAGHVLQVGRVALDKELDIDLDEIRERSEDSPLRCVDKEVTQQMIEEIDQCKTEGNSLGGIFEIRTTALPIGLGSHVQWDRKLDARLTAALMSIQAIKGVEVGLGFEAGKRWGSKVHDEIFYEDRFYRKSNNAGGIEGGMSNGEPLVLRAAMKPIPTLYKPLSSIDLESKEEFKASVERSDVTAVPAASVVGEAVVAIELAKVFLEKFGGDSIEEIRTNYENYLAMVRER; encoded by the coding sequence ATGCGTTATTTAACTGCAGGAGAATCACATGGAAAAGCAATTACAGCTATATTGGAAGGAATACCTGCTAATTTGAAGATTAGTAAGGAAGATATTGATCGAGATTTAGCGAGAAGGCAAGGAGGATATGGTCGTGGAGGTCGAATGAAGATTGAGACAGACCAGATTAATATTTTATCAGGGATAAGAGGTGGAAAAACTCTAGGAAGTCCAATAACTTTACAAATAGAGAATAATGACTGGGAGAATTGGCAAGATGTTATGGCGGCTTTTGGAAATAGTGGATATGATCAAGAAGAGATTACTATCAAAAAAGAAACAAAAATTAAGCATGTTAAGCCAAAAGTTACAAAGCCAAGACCAGGTCATGCTGATTTAGCAGGAAGTTTAAAATATAATCAAGAAGATATTCGGAATATATTAGAACGGGCTAGTGCTAGGGAAACTGCAATGAGAGTAGCAGTGGGTGCTATTGCTAAGACTTTTTTAAGAAACTTTGGTATTGAAGTTGCAGGTCATGTCTTACAAGTAGGAAGAGTTGCTTTAGATAAAGAGTTGGATATTGATTTAGATGAAATTAGGGAAAGAAGTGAAGATTCTCCTTTAAGATGTGTTGATAAGGAAGTTACTCAACAGATGATTGAGGAGATTGATCAATGTAAAACAGAAGGTAACTCTTTAGGAGGGATTTTTGAAATTAGGACCACTGCTTTACCTATAGGATTAGGTAGTCACGTCCAATGGGATCGTAAATTAGATGCTCGCTTAACGGCTGCTTTAATGAGTATCCAAGCAATTAAAGGAGTAGAGGTTGGTTTAGGTTTTGAGGCAGGAAAACGTTGGGGATCTAAGGTGCATGATGAAATTTTCTATGAAGATAGATTCTATCGAAAATCTAATAATGCTGGTGGAATTGAAGGTGGAATGAGTAATGGTGAACCACTTGTATTACGGGCTGCTATGAAACCAATTCCAACCTTATATAAACCATTGTCATCAATAGATTTAGAAAGTAAAGAAGAGTTTAAAGCTAGTGTAGAACGTTCTGATGTAACTGCTGTACCAGCAGCTAGTGTAGTTGGTGAAGCGGTAGTAGCTATTGAATTGGCTAAAGTATTTTTAGAGAAGTTTGGTGGCGATAGTATAGAAGAGATTAGAACAAATTATGAAAATTACCTTGCTATGGTAAGGGAGAGATAG
- a CDS encoding shikimate kinase, with product MNISLIGFMGTGKSTIGHRLAERLNYKFVDLDEEIVKIDGRPIPTIFAENGEKYFRDLESKATAEVSKDNNQVIATGGGVVLCPKNIEYLKKNGIVILLKASAEVILERTQHDNNRPLLEVADPLAKIKTMMEERADKYSCTEHQIDTNDLSVDEVVEEIMKIMDNE from the coding sequence ATGAATATATCATTGATTGGTTTTATGGGAACAGGAAAAAGTACTATAGGACACAGGTTAGCAGAAAGGCTTAATTATAAATTTGTAGATTTGGATGAAGAGATCGTTAAGATTGATGGTAGGCCAATTCCTACTATCTTTGCTGAAAATGGTGAAAAATATTTTAGGGATTTAGAAAGTAAAGCCACAGCAGAGGTCTCTAAAGATAATAATCAAGTTATTGCTACTGGTGGAGGGGTAGTTTTATGCCCTAAAAATATTGAGTATTTAAAGAAAAATGGTATAGTCATTTTATTGAAGGCTAGCGCAGAGGTAATATTGGAGCGAACTCAACATGATAATAATCGTCCTTTATTAGAGGTAGCAGATCCCTTAGCGAAAATTAAGACTATGATGGAAGAAAGAGCAGATAAATATAGTTGTACAGAACATCAGATAGATACAAATGATTTATCGGTAGATGAAGTGGTGGAAGAGATAATGAAGATAATGGATAATGAATAA
- the aroB gene encoding 3-dehydroquinate synthase, with product MEQLKVELGERSYKIKIGYDILSKVGQYLKELNLGSKVMIITNELVDSLYGREVEQAIKEAGFEVNIAKIGDGEEYKSLDTAKDLYDQAVDINLDRSSTILALGGGVVGDIAGFIAATYMRGVNFVQIPTTVLAQVDSSVGGKVAVNHPQGKNLIGAFYQPKLVVADIKVLSTLEQRQLKAGLAEVIKYGVIWDEGFFHFLEDKREEILELDIETMEYLLKRCCEIKAEVVAQDEREMDIRAILNYGHTIGHALEAVTDYQRFVHGEGVAIGMVAAAKLANKLGILDLADVEKQEQLVKDFGLAVSFDALKINKIIKALAKDKKVKDGMLRFILAEEIGKVVIKSDLPHNIIREVLEELGGER from the coding sequence ATGGAGCAGCTTAAGGTTGAATTGGGAGAGAGAAGTTATAAAATTAAGATAGGTTATGATATATTATCTAAAGTTGGTCAATATTTAAAAGAACTAAATTTGGGTTCTAAGGTTATGATTATTACTAATGAATTGGTTGATAGTTTATATGGAAGAGAAGTTGAGCAAGCTATTAAAGAAGCTGGATTTGAAGTAAATATTGCCAAAATAGGTGATGGTGAAGAGTATAAGTCTTTAGATACTGCTAAAGACTTATATGATCAGGCTGTAGATATTAACTTAGACAGAAGCTCTACTATATTAGCTTTAGGTGGTGGAGTTGTTGGTGATATAGCAGGATTTATTGCTGCTACTTATATGAGAGGGGTCAATTTTGTACAGATTCCTACCACAGTCTTAGCCCAAGTTGATAGTAGTGTAGGAGGAAAGGTAGCTGTTAATCATCCTCAGGGTAAGAATCTAATTGGTGCTTTTTATCAGCCTAAACTAGTAGTAGCTGATATTAAAGTCTTATCAACTCTTGAGCAGAGGCAACTTAAGGCTGGTTTAGCTGAGGTTATAAAATATGGTGTTATCTGGGATGAAGGATTTTTTCATTTTCTGGAAGATAAGAGAGAAGAAATTTTAGAGTTAGATATTGAGACGATGGAGTATCTACTTAAACGGTGTTGTGAGATTAAAGCGGAAGTGGTTGCTCAAGATGAGAGGGAGATGGATATTAGAGCTATCTTGAATTACGGACATACTATTGGTCATGCTTTAGAGGCTGTAACTGATTATCAGAGATTTGTACATGGTGAAGGTGTAGCAATTGGTATGGTAGCAGCAGCTAAGTTGGCTAATAAGCTAGGGATCTTAGATTTAGCTGATGTAGAGAAGCAAGAGCAGCTTGTTAAAGACTTTGGTTTAGCAGTATCTTTTGATGCTTTAAAGATTAATAAAATTATCAAAGCCTTGGCTAAGGATAAGAAGGTAAAGGATGGTATGCTTAGATTTATTTTAGCAGAAGAGATAGGTAAAGTAGTAATTAAGTCAGATTTACCCCATAATATTATTAGAGAAGTTTTAGAGGAGTTAGGAGGAGAAAGATGA
- the aroQ gene encoding type II 3-dehydroquinate dehydratase → MILVIHGPNLNLLGVREPDVYGAKTLDDINNDLQQLADQEGIELGIFQSNSEGQIVDKIHDAFQKELEAIVINPAAYTHYSIAIRDALAMLNIPIIEVHLSNIYKREGFRHKSVISPVVTGQIAGLGVDGYLLALKQVIKIINN, encoded by the coding sequence ATGATTTTAGTAATTCATGGGCCAAATTTGAATTTGTTAGGAGTCAGAGAGCCTGATGTTTATGGTGCTAAGACCCTAGATGATATCAATAATGATTTACAGCAACTAGCAGATCAAGAAGGAATAGAATTGGGGATATTTCAATCAAATAGTGAAGGTCAGATTGTAGATAAGATTCACGATGCCTTTCAAAAAGAATTAGAAGCAATTGTTATAAATCCAGCTGCCTATACTCATTATAGTATAGCTATTCGTGATGCTTTAGCTATGCTTAATATTCCTATTATTGAAGTACATTTGAGTAATATTTATAAGCGGGAAGGATTTAGGCATAAGTCTGTTATTTCTCCTGTAGTAACAGGGCAGATAGCAGGTTTGGGGGTAGATGGTTATCTATTAGCTTTAAAGCAAGTAATAAAGATAATTAATAATTAA
- a CDS encoding M24 family metallopeptidase, with protein MKKRISKLQAELKEKELDALLINTPENRRYMTGFTGTAGTVLVSQEEAILITDFRYTQQAKKQAPDYRVVEFKGSKLDKINELLKEVKIDTLGFEATYENYNTYLNYKEKLDVSLKATENIVKKIRMIKNSDEIEKIKKAVELADDAFTMIRDFLKVGVVEREVALELEFFMKKAGATDNAFDFIVASGERSALPHGVASDKQIAVGDFVTMDFGCVYDGYHSDMTRTVVVGEEATPKQKEIYEIVLRAQLEAIKGIKAGIKGSEVDKIARDIIAQAGYKDYFGHGLGHCVGLEIHEGPRLSPKDDTVLEAGMVVTVEPGIYLPNWGGVRIEDIVVVTEDGCQILTESSKELLIIDN; from the coding sequence ATGAAGAAAAGAATCTCTAAATTACAAGCAGAATTAAAGGAAAAAGAATTGGATGCACTATTAATCAATACACCTGAAAATCGCAGATATATGACTGGCTTTACTGGAACTGCTGGGACTGTTCTAGTTAGTCAAGAGGAAGCAATTTTAATTACAGATTTTCGTTATACTCAGCAAGCCAAAAAGCAGGCTCCAGATTATAGAGTGGTTGAGTTTAAGGGCTCTAAACTTGATAAAATCAATGAGTTGCTTAAGGAAGTAAAGATAGATACTTTGGGTTTTGAAGCTACTTATGAAAATTACAATACATATTTAAATTATAAAGAAAAGTTAGATGTAAGTTTGAAGGCAACTGAGAATATAGTTAAGAAAATTAGAATGATAAAAAATTCTGATGAAATAGAGAAGATAAAAAAGGCTGTAGAGCTTGCTGATGATGCCTTTACTATGATTAGAGATTTTCTAAAGGTTGGTGTTGTTGAAAGAGAGGTAGCTTTAGAGTTAGAATTCTTTATGAAAAAAGCAGGGGCTACAGACAACGCCTTCGATTTTATTGTTGCTTCTGGAGAACGTTCAGCATTACCTCATGGAGTAGCTAGTGATAAGCAGATAGCAGTAGGGGATTTTGTAACGATGGACTTTGGTTGTGTTTATGATGGCTATCACTCTGATATGACTAGAACAGTAGTAGTTGGAGAAGAAGCTACACCTAAGCAGAAGGAGATTTATGAAATAGTTTTAAGAGCTCAATTAGAAGCTATTAAAGGAATTAAGGCAGGGATAAAGGGATCTGAAGTAGATAAGATAGCGCGTGATATTATTGCTCAGGCAGGTTATAAAGATTATTTTGGACATGGTTTAGGCCATTGTGTAGGCTTAGAAATACATGAAGGACCTAGGTTATCGCCCAAAGATGATACTGTTTTAGAGGCAGGGATGGTTGTGACTGTTGAGCCAGGTATTTATCTTCCTAACTGGGGTGGAGTAAGAATTGAGGATATAGTAGTAGTAACAGAGGATGGGTGTCAGATTTTAACAGAATCCTCAAAGGAACTTTTGATAATTGACAATTAA
- the efp gene encoding elongation factor P, giving the protein MISTSEFKPGMTIEMDGKLYSIMSYDHVKPGKGGAFLQTKLREIESGRIINKRFRAGEKVNQAYVDTREYQYLYRSGDDFIFMDKESYVQLTLTVDQIGESYKYIKENTDIQVQMYQNNPIGVEVPDTVELEVVQSPPAVKGNTVSGGTKDVTVETGVEVTVPLFVNKGDILKIDTKTGEYMERVNK; this is encoded by the coding sequence ATGATTTCTACAAGTGAATTTAAGCCAGGAATGACTATTGAAATGGATGGTAAGTTATACTCTATCATGAGTTATGATCATGTTAAACCAGGTAAAGGTGGTGCTTTCTTACAGACTAAACTTAGAGAGATAGAGTCTGGAAGAATCATTAATAAACGTTTTAGAGCTGGAGAAAAGGTTAATCAAGCTTATGTTGATACAAGAGAATATCAATATCTATATCGTAGTGGCGATGATTTTATTTTTATGGATAAAGAGAGTTATGTACAATTAACTTTAACAGTAGACCAAATTGGTGAATCATATAAATATATTAAAGAAAATACTGATATTCAGGTACAGATGTATCAAAATAATCCAATTGGTGTAGAGGTTCCAGATACGGTAGAGCTAGAAGTAGTTCAATCTCCTCCTGCTGTAAAAGGTAATACAGTTTCTGGTGGAACAAAAGATGTAACTGTAGAGACTGGAGTAGAGGTTACTGTTCCTTTATTTGTTAATAAAGGTGATATTCTAAAGATTGATACTAAGACTGGTGAATATATGGAAAGAGTTAATAAGTAA
- a CDS encoding FUSC family protein, protein MISSNFEKAFKTGIAVFLSIVIGGFFHINSLFYAAIAAVITLQTKVVDTIKAGQNRVFGTIVGAIIGMCFAIIGQGNAVLCGLGIFLTVLSCQKFGYDKSINIACIVFIAIMINLYDDITPFYYSIYRLKDTLVGIITAIIVDYLILPKKEQKFN, encoded by the coding sequence TTGATTAGTAGCAATTTTGAAAAGGCATTTAAGACAGGGATAGCAGTATTTCTATCAATTGTAATTGGAGGTTTCTTTCATATAAATTCTCTTTTTTATGCAGCTATTGCGGCTGTAATTACTCTCCAAACAAAAGTTGTAGATACTATTAAAGCAGGACAGAATAGAGTATTTGGAACAATAGTTGGGGCTATCATTGGTATGTGCTTTGCTATTATTGGACAAGGAAATGCTGTTTTATGTGGGCTAGGAATATTCTTAACAGTATTAAGTTGTCAAAAATTTGGTTATGACAAATCTATTAATATTGCTTGTATAGTATTTATTGCTATAATGATAAATTTATATGATGATATAACTCCATTTTATTATAGTATTTATAGATTAAAAGATACTTTAGTAGGAATTATAACAGCGATAATTGTAGATTATTTAATTCTTCCTAAAAAAGAGCAAAAATTTAATTGA
- a CDS encoding TetR/AcrR family transcriptional regulator, with the protein MNKIDSKEKILQTASRLFIKKGYKGTSLNTIAKESGLTKGGIYHYFDSKEDLYYQVLKDFFAFNGIPKWLKNIDLDIKSLIWKGFKSIKDKKKYIQELVDSNKDDAILHYYNFLYEATRKYPEFQKRIDEQDRQKIGVLTEAFKKAQNRGELRHDLDPEVLAFELDALLQQLQYLSFVNPSIKKDGSMFKRLFDNYCLRLEV; encoded by the coding sequence GTGAACAAAATCGATAGCAAAGAGAAGATACTACAGACTGCTTCTAGATTGTTTATAAAAAAAGGTTATAAGGGGACATCACTTAATACAATTGCTAAAGAATCCGGATTAACTAAAGGTGGTATATATCATTATTTTGATAGTAAAGAGGACTTATATTATCAAGTATTAAAAGATTTTTTTGCTTTTAATGGTATACCTAAATGGTTAAAGAATATAGATTTAGATATAAAGAGTCTGATCTGGAAGGGTTTTAAATCTATTAAGGATAAGAAAAAGTACATTCAAGAACTTGTTGACTCGAATAAGGATGATGCAATTCTACATTATTATAATTTTTTATATGAAGCGACGCGTAAGTATCCAGAGTTTCAAAAAAGAATTGATGAGCAGGACCGTCAAAAAATAGGAGTTTTAACTGAAGCATTTAAAAAGGCTCAAAATAGAGGGGAGCTTCGTCATGATTTAGATCCAGAAGTATTAGCCTTTGAATTGGATGCACTTTTACAGCAGTTACAATATCTTAGTTTTGTAAATCCTAGTATCAAAAAAGATGGAAGTATGTTCAAAAGATTGTTTGATAATTATTGTTTAAGATTAGAAGTTTAA
- a CDS encoding MATE family efflux transporter, whose product MNNKTSRFKMILTIALPIIIQNIVMHFQIMIDRAFLGNLDSRYLAAIGNVLIPYNALNFFFFSAATGLTVLVAQNFGRKDYSKVQRLGESSFFYSTVFSIGLFLVWEFGAKGIFSLFGAQGDILLDSVTYVQIIAISLIFLGIEISAGSIFQGVGTTRPIMVFGVIKSLSNIFLDWVLIYGKFSLPAMGLKGAALATMLSNIIAAIGLFVAVLLYSDLPFKFSKRALLKPDWNLYKETLSIGIPSGLESLLWNVGQLVIVRFLNQIDGMTIGIYSLVAGIQSLALYIYLGFAKAAMTKVGHHWGNKEFDKSRDIGFYCQKLSVAVTIIFAVIFMLFPKFLAGIFTSDPEVIARAVPLLRLSGLHINLQVFNVVMGHAIRGTGDTKWMLYSQIFGTIFVVGLSPVMIFGFSLGLLGMYITLILDEGIRGGINLMRFYYGDNPFKVLISTLKKDKEVAGVNE is encoded by the coding sequence ATGAATAATAAGACTAGTAGATTTAAAATGATTTTAACCATAGCTTTGCCAATTATAATTCAGAATATAGTAATGCATTTTCAAATAATGATTGATAGAGCATTTTTAGGAAATCTGGACTCTCGATACCTTGCTGCTATTGGTAATGTCTTAATTCCTTATAATGCTTTGAATTTTTTCTTCTTTTCTGCAGCAACTGGTTTAACAGTGTTAGTTGCCCAGAATTTTGGAAGGAAGGATTATTCTAAAGTACAACGATTAGGAGAATCATCTTTCTTTTATTCAACAGTATTCTCAATTGGATTATTTCTAGTATGGGAGTTTGGAGCTAAAGGAATATTCTCTCTATTTGGAGCTCAAGGAGATATTCTTTTAGACTCTGTAACCTATGTTCAGATTATAGCTATTTCATTAATATTTCTTGGAATTGAGATTTCAGCAGGATCTATCTTCCAAGGAGTAGGTACTACTAGACCAATTATGGTATTTGGAGTTATAAAAAGCTTAAGTAATATTTTTCTTGATTGGGTGTTGATCTATGGTAAATTTTCTTTGCCTGCTATGGGATTAAAAGGTGCTGCTTTGGCTACAATGCTTTCTAATATTATTGCTGCAATAGGTCTTTTTGTAGCTGTGTTACTTTATAGTGACCTACCTTTTAAATTCTCCAAAAGGGCTCTATTAAAACCAGATTGGAATCTATATAAGGAAACTTTAAGTATTGGAATTCCTAGTGGTTTAGAATCATTATTATGGAATGTAGGGCAATTAGTAATAGTTAGATTTTTAAATCAAATCGATGGGATGACTATAGGAATTTACTCATTAGTAGCTGGTATTCAATCCCTAGCACTTTATATTTATCTTGGTTTTGCCAAGGCAGCGATGACTAAAGTAGGTCATCACTGGGGGAATAAGGAGTTTGATAAATCCCGGGATATAGGTTTTTATTGTCAGAAGTTATCTGTAGCGGTGACCATAATCTTTGCAGTTATATTTATGTTATTCCCTAAATTTCTTGCGGGAATATTTACTTCAGACCCAGAAGTGATTGCTAGAGCAGTACCATTACTTAGATTATCTGGGTTACATATTAATTTACAGGTCTTTAATGTAGTAATGGGGCATGCTATTCGGGGTACTGGAGATACAAAATGGATGCTATACTCACAGATTTTTGGCACTATTTTTGTAGTTGGGTTATCACCAGTTATGATATTTGGATTTTCTTTAGGATTACTTGGTATGTATATAACTCTAATTTTGGATGAAGGAATTAGAGGTGGAATCAATTTGATGAGGTTCTACTATGGGGATAATCCATTTAAAGTTTTAATTTCCACTTTGAAAAAAGATAAAGAGGTAGCTGGAGTTAATGAATAA
- a CDS encoding glycoside hydrolase family 13 protein: protein MKNTDWFKDVVVYQIYTRSFFDSNGDGVGDIRGVTAKLDYIDELGVDVIWLSPFCSSPNYDNGYDVSDYRGIMKEFGDMSDIESLITECHKRNIKVMMDLVLNHSSDEHPWFIESRSSKDNPKRDYYIWSKDPNNWESYFEDSAWTFDEKTGEYYLHHFYYKQPDLNWSNPQVREEIYEIVQWWIDKGIDAFRLDAIHHIGKPEGLPDAPEPEKEWGKKNYRNLEETHLYLQELYQKVLSNSNIMTVGETGGTTPESSRLYVDEDRNELDMVFHFGHVHMEQLDALALRKYFKLWYDSLSHNGWDTVFFSNHDLPRHLSVFGDDKDYWKESAKLFATLELTMWGTPYIYQGEEIGMTNVKFDNIDDYKDQASKKRYEWALQSGIDEDKAWEYFLERNRDNSRTPMQWNNQEHGGFTSGDPWIKVNPNYKSINVEEEKKDNDSILNYYKEMINLRKSYSTLRRGSFELYGKEDDNILAYTRADEENKFLILLNISSDLVEYKLEKVNHKWMLIKSNYANEEEIFAKENQFKPWEARVYIMES, encoded by the coding sequence ATGAAAAATACAGATTGGTTTAAGGATGTAGTTGTTTATCAGATATATACTAGGAGCTTTTTCGATTCTAATGGTGATGGAGTAGGGGATATAAGAGGGGTAACTGCGAAACTAGACTATATAGATGAACTTGGTGTAGATGTAATCTGGCTAAGTCCTTTTTGTTCATCACCTAATTATGATAATGGTTATGATGTTTCTGATTATAGAGGTATTATGAAAGAATTTGGAGATATGAGTGATATTGAAAGCTTGATAACAGAATGCCATAAGCGCAATATTAAAGTAATGATGGATTTAGTTTTAAATCATAGTTCAGATGAACATCCTTGGTTTATTGAGTCCCGTTCTTCAAAAGATAATCCTAAAAGAGATTATTATATCTGGTCTAAGGATCCTAATAATTGGGAATCTTATTTTGAAGATTCAGCCTGGACCTTTGATGAAAAAACTGGCGAGTATTATTTACATCATTTTTATTATAAACAACCTGATTTAAATTGGAGTAATCCCCAAGTTAGAGAAGAAATATATGAAATTGTTCAGTGGTGGATAGATAAGGGGATAGATGCTTTTCGTCTAGATGCAATTCATCATATTGGGAAGCCAGAAGGATTACCAGATGCTCCTGAACCTGAGAAGGAATGGGGTAAGAAGAATTATCGTAATCTTGAAGAGACTCATCTTTATTTGCAAGAACTCTATCAGAAGGTATTAAGCAATTCTAATATAATGACTGTTGGTGAGACAGGTGGCACTACTCCTGAATCTTCAAGACTTTATGTAGATGAGGATAGAAATGAACTTGATATGGTATTCCATTTTGGCCATGTTCATATGGAGCAATTGGATGCACTAGCTTTAAGGAAGTATTTTAAATTATGGTATGATTCACTAAGTCATAATGGTTGGGATACAGTATTTTTTAGTAATCATGATCTACCTCGTCACTTATCAGTTTTTGGTGACGATAAAGATTATTGGAAAGAATCAGCTAAATTATTTGCTACCTTAGAATTAACTATGTGGGGAACACCATATATCTATCAAGGTGAAGAGATAGGAATGACAAATGTTAAATTTGATAATATAGATGATTATAAAGACCAAGCGAGTAAAAAGAGGTATGAATGGGCCCTTCAGTCTGGTATTGATGAAGATAAAGCTTGGGAATACTTTTTAGAACGAAATAGAGATAATAGTAGAACTCCAATGCAATGGAATAATCAGGAGCATGGAGGTTTTACTAGTGGAGATCCATGGATTAAAGTAAATCCAAATTATAAAAGTATTAATGTAGAAGAAGAGAAAAAAGATAATGATTCTATCTTAAATTATTATAAAGAGATGATAAATTTACGTAAATCATATTCTACATTAAGAAGAGGAAGTTTCGAACTATATGGTAAAGAGGATGATAATATATTAGCTTATACTAGAGCAGATGAAGAAAATAAATTTTTAATTCTATTAAATATTTCAAGTGATTTAGTAGAATATAAATTGGAAAAGGTTAATCATAAATGGATGTTAATTAAGAGTAACTATGCTAATGAAGAAGAAATCTTTGCTAAAGAAAATCAATTTAAGCCTTGGGAAGCTAGGGTATATATAATGGAAAGCTAA